Within Paenibacillus sabinae T27, the genomic segment ATCAGATATCATCTTCGCCAGGCTCGTGCTGAGGACTCCGGAGAAAAAGACGCTGGCCGTCGGACTATATGATATTGTCACGGACCGGACGAAGCTTCAATTTACGATGTTCGCGGCCGGTTGTGTGTTGATTGCCGTACCGATTACGGTGCTGTTCCTTCTGCTGCAGCGGTACCTGGTTGCCGGATTGACGTCGGGAGCAGAAAAAGGCTAGCGGGAGGCGGCCTGACGATTTCTTGTTCGGTTAAAGTCATATCGAGTATAATTATTATGGATGCTAACAAGCAGCGAATAAGCCGAGCGGTCCGGGTAGTTAGGCCTCCGGGAAAGAAAGAAACGGAGGGTTATCGTATTGGCGACAATTCAGGATATAGCAGATTATGTGGGGCTTTCCATTGCAACCGTATCAAGGGCGCTTAACAAACCGGCGATGGTCAATGCGGAGACCCGCGAGCGTGTCATGCAGGCGGCGAAGAAGCTTAATTACTTCGATCCGGCCAAGACCAGACAAGCGAATCTGAAGAACAAAAAGATTTCCCTGGGCGTCATTATTCCGTATATTACCTCGTTTTTCTTCGGGGAATTATTCAGCGGGATAAGCCGTATCGCACAGGAGAATCATATTGATTTGATTTTGTACGAACTGAAGAGCAGCAAAATGAACGAGGAGGGTCTTGCCGAGGCTTTTTCCTTTGTGCAGCGGCACTTGGTTGACGGGATTATCCTTACGAGTTTCCATCTGCCGGCCAAGTATGACGAGCTGATCGATACGCTTCAGATTCCGGTCGTTCTGCTGCTTGATTCTCATGAGAGTGGAAAGCTCCCGACTTACAAGGTGGATGATATCCGGGCATCATTCGAAGCCGTTTCTTACCTCGTTTCGCGCGGACACCGGAACATTGGCATGATTTCCGCCCTGCTGACGGATCAGCATGACCGGGGCGAGCAGCTAAGGCTGAAGGGTTATAAACAGGCCGTTGACTTCTACGGTCTGCCGTTCTCGGAAGCGTTGGTCGCTTACGGAGATATGCGTTTTGGATATACAGCGATGAAGGAGCTTCTTGCCAAGCGGGAGGAGACCGGACTGACGGCTGTATTTGCCGCTTCGGATGAAATGGCGATCGGAGCGATGCGCTGCATCTTCGATTCGGGGCTTAGAGTGCCGCAGGATATCTCGGTTATCGGCTTTGACAATTTGTCGGTAAGCCGGATTACGATGCCGAAGCTGACAACCATTGAACAGCCCTTTGGCGAGATTGGTGCAGAAGGCGTCAAGCACATGATCCGATGGTTTACCGAGGGAGGTCAGATTCCTGAGAAGGGGCATTTTTATTTGCCTTATAAAATCATCGAAAGAGAGTCGGTAGCCGAAATCCGGCCCGGAGAAGCGAGAACATGATCATGGCTTAGATATTATGGGGAGGAATAGATCGCATCCATTGGACGGGGGCGGTCTATTCCTTTTTAAAGACAGTGGAAAGTTTGATGAAAGGGAGTAGTGGATATGGCCGATTTTGAGTGGTACCGAAGCTTTTGCACGATATATAAGCATAACTCCGTATCTGAAGCCGCCAAGGCGCGGAT encodes:
- a CDS encoding LacI family DNA-binding transcriptional regulator, producing the protein MATIQDIADYVGLSIATVSRALNKPAMVNAETRERVMQAAKKLNYFDPAKTRQANLKNKKISLGVIIPYITSFFFGELFSGISRIAQENHIDLILYELKSSKMNEEGLAEAFSFVQRHLVDGIILTSFHLPAKYDELIDTLQIPVVLLLDSHESGKLPTYKVDDIRASFEAVSYLVSRGHRNIGMISALLTDQHDRGEQLRLKGYKQAVDFYGLPFSEALVAYGDMRFGYTAMKELLAKREETGLTAVFAASDEMAIGAMRCIFDSGLRVPQDISVIGFDNLSVSRITMPKLTTIEQPFGEIGAEGVKHMIRWFTEGGQIPEKGHFYLPYKIIERESVAEIRPGEART